GATGGCAGGCTGTTTGCAACTACTTTTCTCAAGCCATTGCCCAACATTGTCTTTCGTTTTTTCACCGTAGATGAGCTACGGCAGATTTTACTCACAACAGGCTTCCATCCAGACCGTGTGCAAGTCGAAGCTCATGGACTGTATGGAATCATCCGATGTGTCAAGTAGTTGTCAGTTGTCAGTTGTCAGTTGTCAGTTGTTAGAAGTTATTTTTCCCTTATCCCCCTGCTCCCCTGCTCCCCTGCTCCCCTGCTCCCCTGCTCCCCTACTCCCCTGCTCCCCTACTCCCCTACTCCCCTGCTCTTTTTTACCAACAGGTAACACCAAACCTTCACAGGCTAGTAATGCGTTGGGAAACACAGATTTCACTTCAAGTTGAACTTTGTCAAGAAAATCATCCTCGTCATCTGGGTGGTGATGAGAGATGACTAACTGCTGCACACCCGCGCTGTGAGCTAAATCTACCGCAGTTTGCCATTGTAAATCGGCTGAGTCATGGTTGTGGCATGTTGGAGGGACGTAAGTAGCATTGGCTACTAATAAATCAACGCCTTTAATAATCTCTAAAATTCGCTCTCGTTCGACTTCATCAGCACTGTTGTGCAAATCTGTGGTGTAAGCAACGCTATATCCCTGCCAAGTGACCCGGTAGCCAACTGAACGCTGAGTTTGATTGATTAATCCTGTTGTAATTGTGACATCATCTAACTTCACCTCATTACCCACAATCAGATTGTGGAACTGCAATTCAGACTGCATTATTTGCAAAGGGTAAGGAAAGTGTGGCTGGAGCATCTGGTCGCACAAACATTGTTTGATAGAAGCTCCATTTGAAGCTGCTATACCATAGATGTGGAAGCAATTTTTGGCAATAAATGCAGGGGCAAAAAACGGAAACCCTTGGATACGATTTGATTGGGAGTTGGTAAAAAATAGATGGGCTTCTAGCGGCTGTTCTAATTGCTGCCAACATTTACCCAGTATGCGTAAGCCAGTACCCCCATCAAAAATCAAATGTTTGCCGGCCACATGCATTTCTACACAAGTAGTATTGCCACCATAGCGGTTAGCATTGCTGGCTGGGGTGGGAACTAAACCCCGGACACCCCAAAATTGCACCAGAAAATTATCCGCTGGGCTACTTGGCGGGGTAGTTGGCTTTTCATTTAGGTAGATCTGGGAACCTGACAGCTCAATATTTGACATTTTCTTTGAAATTAGACCTTACTGAGCAGGTCATCGTAGTGCCGCACTTCTAAAAGTCGGTTTTTTTCGTCTACGATTACTACTGTGGGAGAGTAACTTTTTAACTCTTCTGTAGTGAACTGCCCGTAAGTCATTATAATCAAGCGATCGCCTATAATGCCTAGACGTGCCGCAGCCCCATTTAGCTCAATTATTCCTGAATTGGCTGGAGCCGGAATTGCATAAGTAATGAAGCGCTTACCATTGGCATTATTTACTACTTGTACTTGCTCGTAAGGTAAGATCCCTGCTTTTTCTAACAAGGTTTGATCAATGCTGATGCTACCCACATAGTTGATGTTCGCCCCTGTGAGGGTGCAGTTGTGAATTTTTGCCAAAAGGATAGTGCGGTGCATTTAGTTTAGGGGGAATCAACGATTTTTCGAGTTAGGAGTTAGGAGGCGCGGAGTTAGGAGTTAGAAGTTAGAAATAAAAATTTATAACTTATAACTGATAACTCATAACTCCAACTCCTAACTTTCCCATTATCCTTTAAAAGCTCTGATGGACTTTTCTACCAAGGCGTTGACTTGCTCTACATCTTGCCAACCAAGAATTTCAGTCACCTTTTTTTCTAAATTTTTATAACTGCGGAAAAATTCGGCAATTTCATCCAAGCGGTGTGGCGCTATGTCTTTGAGGGATTTGATTTGGGCGTAGCGCGGATCTTTATCCGGTACAGCAAGGATTTTCTCGTCGCGATCGCCACCGTCAATCATCTCCAAAAAGCCAAGGGGTCGTGCAGCAATCACACAACCGGGAAAGGTCGGCTCGTCGATTATGACTATACCATCTAGGGGATCGCCATCATCAGCTAAAGTGTTAGGTACAAAGCCATAGTCATATGGATATCTTACCGAAGAATAAAGTACTCGGTCTAGAGCGAAAGCTTCCAGGTCTTTGTCAAACTCGTATTTATTTTTGCTCCCGCCTGGAATTTCAACCAGAACATTGATTAGACCAGGTTTCGGTTGGGCGGGAATACGGGATAAGTCCACAAAAAAATCCTCAACTAACGGTGAATGGTGGGCGCACCTGTTTGGTTCCCCGTGTAGAATTTTAGGGCCAAGATGGACTTATTCCCAAAGTATTCCTGAATTTAACGTGAGTTCGATGAGTACCGTTATCACCTCTCCCCCGACCCCTCTCCTACCTTGAGAGGGGAGTAAAAGGCTATTTTTTCGTTGTTCCTCCCTCGCCTTTTAGGAGAGGGAGGTTAGGAGGGAGAGGTAGTAGCGAACTCACGTAATTTAGGGAATTGGGCATTGGTTTTATTCTCTGTCCTGATCGGCAAGTGTAGCTTTACACAAACGTTCAAAAGCGTTGCCCGGTTTCTTGGCAACGCTTTCGACTAAATTATTTGATTGAACTTACCTTGGAATTGCTGTGAAAGGGAATTTTACTCCTAAATCAGGCGTGATTTAAATCACAAACAAAATAAGACAGATGCTCATCAACTTTAGTACACAACGAGAAAATGAAAATATCTATTTCTATTCCCAATACTTCGGCTTCGCTCAGTACAAGTGCCCCATTCCCTATTTTTAGAGTTAGCTGATTGGTGAAATCTTATTTTCAAATATTGTTTACTTTCCACCTTTTGGCAATGTATAGGTCAAAGGTTGCTGGTTAGTCTGAACATTGCTTGAAGAAAAGTGTGCAATGACGAACACAGGTAGCGTTAGAGTTAATAGAGCGATGGCAGTTCCCACTATGTCTGCCAAACGATGGGAATACGTCTCGGCATTGGCAGACTGGCTATTTGAATTCATACAAAATTATTGAAATTCGTCACATTACTTAGAGGTTTACTCTCTAGACGAGAGTCTTGATGATATTCTATCTATTTTTTTGACTGTCAACTGTATTGCAGCCAAGAACATGAACCAGTTTGGCAAGTGTCATAATAGTAGTTTGTTACATAATAATCTTGATACAAAGTTACGGCTAAACATTTCGGAATTGACCAAGTGATTAATATGTTACGATTTCTTGCTGCAATATGTAGTCTTTCGGTTAAGCATTCGTTAAGAATTTGTCTTCTAAACTACATTCTTTCAACTGGTAGAGATTAATTATTAACCTTTATCAGGTGAGTCTGCCAGCATTATAACATCTTCAAATAAGCTGGCTGACGCTAGTTTTAGCAGTTTAGCTTGTTTCCATTACTTTTGATAGATACCGAAATGTTACCTAAACATAACAGTAGTATTTCACCATGCAATAGCAGTTACCCTGAAGACATTGCAAACCAAGAATAACTAAATAGTCCGAATTTTCCGGACTATAAATCTACACCGAATAAATACAGATGCATAAACCAGGTCTTACAATGTTTATTCAGTGATAACACTAAAAAAATGCTTCCAAATCCCAATTGTAAAATCTCAGTGATATTATTTTGATTTTGTCAATCTATATAAGGGATTAGGTACTGGGGATTAGGGATTGGGTACTGGGAATTGGGGATTAGGTACTGGCGATTGGGGATTGGGTACTGGGGAACTCGGGGCCCCCGCGACCGCTCGTGAGTGGGGATTAGGGGCAATGGGGATTAGGATAGGGAACAAAGATGTAATTTTGGTGTCAGTTTTTATCCCAGTCCCCAGTACCCAGTACCCAGTCCCCAGTCCCCAATCACCAGTCCCCAGTCCCCAGTCACCAGTCCCTATTGCCTGCCATAGGCACTCATAGGTTCTTTGAGAAAACGAATGTAAAGATGTTTAAAGGTTGATTTAATCACGCGGGGCATTGCAAAATCGATGGGCATTAACTTGTCTGGTAATTGCCAATCTTCTATTTTTAATAAGTCAGGAGATAAGTGAGGGAACTCAATAGCAGCAAGTTCTGGACAAACACCCAGTCTTTGGGAAGCTGCAACCGTAGGAACTTGATGAGGTGGGACGTTGAGAATTTCTACCATTGCCCGATCTAGGGCAAATACATCTGATGCTGCTGCCAAAATGCCCAAGGAACGAGGTTCACCATTACTAGGGCCATTACCTTCATGGCCGATGATGCCATCTAAGATGGTTAAATTGGGGTTAATCGCCCTGGCTGTTTCTACTAACATTTCTCCAAATCGGTTTGCATCTTTTCCGGCTTCCATGTGCCACCAAGCTTTCATCTTGCCAGGGACGCAGCCAAACAGATTTTTGACTCCTAAAGTTAACGTTAGCTGGCTGTGTGATTTGACTTTAGGCAGGTTAATTACCACATCTGCTTCCATTGCTTCTTTGCATAGCAGCAGGTGGTTAAAACTTTCGTTAACGGTTTGATAACGCTTACCGTGAAATTCGATGATGGGAAGATTTAGTTCTTGTAAAAGTGGCTGATAGCCATTTGCCAAAGCTACTCCCTTAGCACTACCAAAAGCCGGACTATCTCCCAAAAATGGCTTACCGCCAAGCTCAATTACCATTTGGGCAACTTCGTAAACTAATTCCGGGCGAGTAGTACACTCT
Above is a window of Nostoc sp. UHCC 0702 DNA encoding:
- a CDS encoding MBL fold metallo-hydrolase, with the protein product MSNIELSGSQIYLNEKPTTPPSSPADNFLVQFWGVRGLVPTPASNANRYGGNTTCVEMHVAGKHLIFDGGTGLRILGKCWQQLEQPLEAHLFFTNSQSNRIQGFPFFAPAFIAKNCFHIYGIAASNGASIKQCLCDQMLQPHFPYPLQIMQSELQFHNLIVGNEVKLDDVTITTGLINQTQRSVGYRVTWQGYSVAYTTDLHNSADEVERERILEIIKGVDLLVANATYVPPTCHNHDSADLQWQTAVDLAHSAGVQQLVISHHHPDDEDDFLDKVQLEVKSVFPNALLACEGLVLPVGKKEQGSRGVGEQGSRGAGEQGSRGAGEQGDKGKITSNN
- a CDS encoding aspartate 1-decarboxylase, with translation MHRTILLAKIHNCTLTGANINYVGSISIDQTLLEKAGILPYEQVQVVNNANGKRFITYAIPAPANSGIIELNGAAARLGIIGDRLIIMTYGQFTTEELKSYSPTVVIVDEKNRLLEVRHYDDLLSKV
- a CDS encoding inorganic diphosphatase, which translates into the protein MDLSRIPAQPKPGLINVLVEIPGGSKNKYEFDKDLEAFALDRVLYSSVRYPYDYGFVPNTLADDGDPLDGIVIIDEPTFPGCVIAARPLGFLEMIDGGDRDEKILAVPDKDPRYAQIKSLKDIAPHRLDEIAEFFRSYKNLEKKVTEILGWQDVEQVNALVEKSIRAFKG
- a CDS encoding DUF362 domain-containing protein; this encodes MQTQKPSVSLIRATSYESEALRESVVTLLEPFGGIAAFVKKGDRVLLKPNLLTGSRPTKECTTRPELVYEVAQMVIELGGKPFLGDSPAFGSAKGVALANGYQPLLQELNLPIIEFHGKRYQTVNESFNHLLLCKEAMEADVVINLPKVKSHSQLTLTLGVKNLFGCVPGKMKAWWHMEAGKDANRFGEMLVETARAINPNLTILDGIIGHEGNGPSNGEPRSLGILAAASDVFALDRAMVEILNVPPHQVPTVAASQRLGVCPELAAIEFPHLSPDLLKIEDWQLPDKLMPIDFAMPRVIKSTFKHLYIRFLKEPMSAYGRQ